The genome window TCGCGCGCCAGGTGGTGCAGGGCGCGGATGCGTTCTTGGTCTGGCGCTTTACTGGCACGTTGCGCGGCCGCCCGTTCGCGATCGACGGTGCAAGCGCATTGACCCTGGACGCGCAAGGCCTGATTGCCGATCACCAGGACTATTGGGACCCGGCGTCGCAGGTCTATGAACGTATTCCGTTGCTCGGAGCCGTGTTGCGCCGTTTGCGGCGCAAGCTGGCGACGCCGGATAGCTAGTCAGGAAAGAGACAAATTAGGGCTTGAATTGGTTGCGGGTCGCAAGTATATTGGTTGCGACCCGCAACTTAAGGCGACCGCCATGGATCTGATCGATTTCCCCACCCAGTCCCGCGAGCAGACCATCCAAGACCTGCGGGAGTTTTCCCGCAAGCTGGTGCGCGAACTCGGCTTCATGCGCACGTCTTTGGCGGGCAGCGAACTTGCGCCATCGGCTGTACACGCCATCATCGAAATCGGTTTGCAGCCGGGCATTCAGGCCCGCGACCTGGCGGTCATTCTCAGGCTGGACAAGTCCAATACCAGCCGGCAGGTCGCCAAGCTGGAGTCGGCGGGATTGTTGACCCGCGAAGCGTCGCCGGAGGACGCGCGGTCAGCCACGCTGACCCTAACCGATGCCGGACTCGCGTTGCGCGGGCAGATCGATCAGTTCGCCACAGATCAGGTGTCGCGCGCGCTGCGCCGGCTGGCGCCGGACGATCAGCAACTGCTGATCCGTTCCATGTCCTTGTATGCCGACGCCCTGTCCCGCGAGAACCCCAACCTTGCCCCTGCGCGCGACGCCACGGGTGTCAATGATCCCATCCACGAGGGTTATGTGCCCGGCTGTATCGGCGATGTGGCCAGCCTGCATGCGCGCTACTACGCGCAAGCCTCGGGCTTTGGCGTGTATTTCGAACGCAAGGTGGCGACCGAGCTGGCTGCGTTTGCCGAGGGGCTGCCTGCCGAAGGCAAAAATATCTGGCTCTATATCGAGGGGGGGAAAACGCTGGCGTCCATTGTGATCGATGGCGATTTGGCTGCCAGCCAGGCGCATTTGCGTTGGTTCATCGTGGATGACTCCCTGCGCGGCATGGGCGTGGGCCGCGCCTTGCTTGACCGCGCGCTGTCGTTTGCCGACACGCATTACCGCGAGACCTACTTGTGGACCTTCAAGGGATTGGATGCCGCCCGCCATTTGTACGAGGCGGCGGGCTTTTCGTTGACCAAGGAATCAGAGGGCAGGCAGTGGGGCAACGTGGTCGTCGAGCAGCGCTTTCTGCGTCATCGTTGAACCAGGCTGACCCGTTGCCGTTCAGATGACGCTGATGCGCAGCTCGGCCAGCAGCGCTGCCGCCTGGGTCTTGGAAATGGTGGCGCCAGCCAGGCGCGCAGCGGCGGTCAGATCGATGCCGTTCAGGTCGACTTCGCGCAAGTCTGCGCCTTCAAAGCGCACGTTCTTCAGGTTGGCGTTGCGCAGGCTGCCGCCATGAAAGACGGTGTCGCGGAAATCGCTGCCGGTCAGGTCAGCATCTGAAAAGTCCAGCTGCATCACGTTCGATTTGCGAAACGACACGCCGCGTAGAAGGGCGCCAACCAGCAGGCATTCTTCCAGGGTCCAGCCCAGGCAGGCAATACTGTCAAAATCGGAACCCGTCAGCTTGCATCCCTGAAAGCGGGCGGCGGCAAGGCGGGCCCGGCGCCAGTTGGCATTGTTCAGATCGCAGTTCTGGAATACGGCGTCGCTGGCGTCCGCCGATGCGAAGTTGGCCTGGCCACCGCGGCAGCGCAGCCAGGTGGTGTCCGCCAGCGTGGCGCCCTGGAACGAGGTATCCGCAATTGCGCAGGCAGTGAACTGCGCGCCACGCAGGTCCAGACGGGAAAAATCGGCGTCCTGAAAGTCGCAGTCCTGGAAGGATAACGGGTTGCCCGCTGCGGCTTCGATCAGTGCCTGCATGGTTTTGCGATCCACATCCTGGCCGGTCACGGTTTCAATCGCTGCTTCTGTCATGCCAAATTTCTCTGTCTGAATCACCCGAAGCCGCGGTGCCAGACATACTGGAGCCGCCGGGGTAGCCGATAGCATACCAAGTGGCCATCATTGGAAGATCTCGATCTCGACGCAAAAAGCCACCAGTTCCTGATCGGTCTGCACGTTCAGTTTTCGCATGGCGGCAATCTTTTGGCCGCTGACCGTCTTGACGCTTCGTTGAAGCGTCTGAGCGACTTGCATCATGGATTCACCACGGATGAAGTGCCGCAGGACCTCGAATTCCTTGGGCGACAGGCTGTTGATGCGCTCGCCAATGAATGTTCTGCGGGAATCGATCGTGCCATGGCCTTGGAATCCCGGAGGATGATAATTGCGTCCCCCTTGCAACGTGCGTAAGGCGATGACAATTTCAGCCAGGTTATCGCGCTTGAGCACCACCGCTGCAACCCCTGCGTCGTATAGCGCCGAGATAATCATCGGGTTGGACACCATGGTCAACACCACAACCCGAGCGCTCGGAAAATGCCGCATCAGATACTTGACCAGGCGGATGCCATCACCATAGGTCTCGTCACCGGGCATGGAATAGTCAGTGATGACCACATGAGGCACGTCGCGCACCAAGTGTTCGACCAGCGCCGTCGGGCCGGGCAACATCCCGGTCACCTCAAAGCCTAGGTCCTTGTCGAGAAGGTCGCGCACGGCCATCAGCACCAGAGGGTGATCGTCGGCCAGGACTATCCGGAGTCTTTCCATTCAAGCGCGTTATGAGTTCAGGTTTGGCTAATCGTGATTGCTTTTCACCAAGGCTGAGATTTGAATCAGGAATTTTCTGAGTTCAAGCGCCAGCCCGGCGGCGTGCTGAAACGCCTGCTCGTCACGGCTGTTGCGCTTCAGTTTGTTTTCGACGGATTCAAAACGGATCGATAACATGTTTAGTTTTACCATTACCAGCGCTCCCCGCATGCGATGCAGGGTTTGCCGCAATCGAATAACGTCGCGTTCGGCAATGGCGAGCTCCAGCGTGGCAAGGTCGCTTTCCATGGTGCTCAGGAACAGGTCGCGGTAGTGGGCCGGAATAATAGAGGCGGCAGTGGGTGAACGCCTGGCGCGTGCTCGCATCAGACGTTGCACGCCCAGGCCGATACTATTCAGGTCCCACCCGTGGATTTGTTCGTGCCTGCTAGCCTTTGGCGCCGCCAGGCCGCCGGTGGACAGGTAGCGGCCGGTCCAGGCTGAAGGTTCAGCGTAGGGATCGCTTAGGAGATCAATCAGGATATCGCTGGCGCTGCCGCGGGGCATTGCGGGGCCGGCGGGCGTGGCGGTAGCGCCCCAGCGGGTCAGCCACAGGCAGACGTTGTTGGTCAGTTCGCGATGCGGGCTGCGTACGTAGATGCGGGCGCCGCGCAGGTCAGGGCCTTCACTTGCCATGCCTTTGGCTGGTGTAAGCGCGAGGTCCAGTGAAAAACTGCTGCCCAGCCCCAGTTGACTGGTTACGCGGATCTCAGAGTTCATCAACCTGGCCAGCCGTGCGCAGTTGGCCAACCCGCTATCTGCTCCGGGTGCCCTGTTCGTGCTGTTATGGGCGTCGCGGGCAGGGAGAAACAGCCGGGTTTGATCTTCCTTGGCGATGCCGCTGCCGGTGTCCACCACTTGCAGCGTCAGACGTTCGAGTTCATCGGTCTTGCCCAACGAGCGCAGCCGCACGATCACGTGGCCGGAATCCGTGAACTTGATCGCATTGCCAAGCAGTTGGTTCAAAATCTGTTGTATGTACGCGGGGTAGCCAGTGACCTGCTGCGCAACCGAGACATCAACACAGGAAAACAGCAGCAGACCTTTTTGACTGGCCATGGAAGCGTACGAACCCGTACCGCTTTCCACAACCTCGTGCGGGCTGAATACTTGGGGCTTAGGATCGGAGATGCCGCCGGGTGAGGCGTCCGCAATCCGCGTATAGGGCGTTTCCTGCATAGACGGCCAGTGGTCCTAGAGTGAGTGAACGGCGTACGGCTGAGGCTCGTCTGCCAATAGATCGGTGAAGTCGTGGGCATTGACGGCCGCCGAAATCAGATAGCCCTGAACGCAATCACAGCCAATATGACGAAGAAATTCCAGATCTCGTGCGGTCTCGACGCCTTCGGCAGTGACTTGCAGCCCCAATTGGCGTCCTAGATGCACCGATGAGAGCAGAGCGGCGGCACGGACGTTATCGTCGGCGGCGCCGCTAACCAACGCCCGGTCAATTTTCAACTCGGTGAACGGCGTGCAGATCAACATAAACATGGAACGGCAGCCTTTGCCGAAATCGTCATGCGCCAGGCCAAAACCCTTTAAACGCAATCGGCTTGCACTCATGTAGTACTGGCCCGCCGTCAGACAGTTTTCATCTTCGAGCAATTCAAAGGTGACATCCTCAATGGGAACGCCTTGCATCGTGACTTGGCGGTAGAGCTCGTCGGGCAACATGGGATCTTCCAGCAGCCGCGAGGGCAGGTTGATCGATACTGGCATCCGAAAGCCCAGCTGGCGCCAGCCTCGGTGTGCCGACAACGCATCAGCCAGCATCTTGTCCAGCAGCGCACGATCCAAGCCGTGGTGCCGGACGGCGCTTAGGAACGAGGCGGGCAGCATGAACCCGTATTCCTGATGGTGCCAGCGCGCTAGCGCTTCGGCGCCCACAATATTGCCTGTGTTCAACGCCTTCTTGGGTTGAAACCACGCCTGAATCTGACCGCTTTCAAGCGCCTTTTCCAAAGTGCGGCGATCAAACATGGATTCCGGTTCGGATATCAGCACGTTGGGGTGGGCCGCCGGCGCAGCGCTTTGGAACAAGTGAATCGCCAGAGCCTGCACATGGCCACGCGTGATTGGTCTGGTGAACGCGCCGACCACCGCAAGGCCTTTTTCTTTGGCGATGAGGCTGGCGCTATTCATGATGCGGCGTGAACCGCCAGTGGCTATCGCCACCATTGGGCAGCGCTGCTGCCGGGCCAGTTCAGTGATGAACTGCTCGCCGTCCATCCCCGGTGGATTCAAGTCCATCAGGAGCAGGTGGTACGAGTGGGCCTCCATCCTTTCAAGCGCATCTTGCGCGGTGTGCGCAATATCAACATGGTCAAAGCCCGCCTCTAGAAACATAGCGCTTATCTGCGCGCATTGAACCAGGTGGTAATCCAGAATCAGCACCGAGTAATGGGACAACATCATGAACTCCGGGATTCTTTGGCTGTCTGCAATGTTTGGCGCAGAACGGATAGCGCTAAGGGTTTGACCAGCAGGGTGGTCATCCCTGCATTAAGGCCGCGTCGTTGCTCGTCAGGAAATGCGTTTGCCGTTACCCCAAGAATGGGGCCTTGGTAGCCGCGTTCCCGCAGGATGCGTGTCAACTCGTAGCCATCGACCAGCGGCATGTTCAAGTCGGTCAGTACTGCATCGAATGCCAGCAGCTCAGGCATGCTCAGTGCTTCTTGGCCGTTATTGGCCAATGCGACGGTGCAGCCCAGGTATTCAAGCTGTTCACGCAGGATCAACTGGCTGATGGGATTGTCTTCAGCGACCACGACTCGCAAATTCACGCGTGCAAGATTGCTTTTCTTCCCAGACACTGGGCTACGGTCAACGCCGCCTTGTGCCAAGCGGACCGCGTGGCAGATCGTGCCGAGTTTGTAGGTGTTGGCGAACCAGTTTCGATGGCTGTCCTGCACGCGCGGGCGCCTGCCGGGCGGATGCACGATGACTTGCGCGCCGGTCCAGTTGCTGATCTTGTGCGCGTGCGGCCACGCTTGCAGCAGCACCGCAGGTTCTTGTCCGGACACGCCATCTGGAAGGTAGGGCTCCGCAATGGCGCCCCAGCGGCGCAGCCAATCGCACAGGTTGGCCACAACCTCGGGCACTGCGCCCTGGACGAACACCATGGTGGCGTCCAGCGGCGGCGTACCAGGCGATTCAAGGCCAGGGGCCAGTGGCAGGCGCAACTCGAATGTGATGCTTGTGCCCAGTCCGGGTTCGCTGACCGCGAGCAGCTTGCCGTCCATCATTTCAGACAGACGCCGGCAGATTGAAAGGCCCAAACCCGTACCAGTCTGGGGCTCGGCTTTGTCGGCATCGATCTGGTAGTAGGGTTCAAACAGTTGGTCTTGATCGCTGGGTGCAATGCCGGCGCCCGTGTCAGCGATTTGAAACACAAGGGCGACGCTGTCCGGGCTGCGGTCCAGCACCTTCAGGCGCAGAACGATCTGTCCAGAATCCGTGAACTTGATCGCGTTGCTGACAAGGTTGTCCAGAATCTGGCGGATTCGGGTCGCGTCGCCGATCACTGCGTCAGGCGTGTCCGGGTCGGCGACCGTGTAGCTGCGCAACCCCTTTCCTTGTGCGCGAGCGGCGAAGCTGGCGGCCACGTTGTTCAACAGGTCCACCGGCGAGAAGGGGGCGTTTTCCAACACGGCGTATCCGGCCTCGATGCGAGAGAGGTCCAGCGTATCGTTGATGGTGCGCAACAAGGTGGCGGATGAATGTTGAACTGTCTCCAGGTACTGTGACTGTTGGGCGTTGACCCGGGTCAGGGCGAACAGTTCAAGCGTTCCCAGGATGCCGTAGAGCGGTGTGCGGATTTCGTGGCTCATTGTTGTGAGGAACACGGTTTTCGCCTGGTTGGCGGATTCAGCCTCACGCTTGGCTCGCAACAGCGAGCGCTCGACATTCTTCAATGCCGATATATCGCTTATGCCGCACAGCACGACCGCATCGCCGCGATAGGTCGTCGGGGTAAAGGTCAAATAAGCGCTGCGGCCATCATCAAGCGCATATTCGCGGTCAGGCCCGGAGCCGTGATGGCACAAGATTTCTGCTGGCCATCCAGGCGTGCCGCTAAACCACCGCCTCGCCATGTCGTTGGACAGCACCACGGCGGCGTCGGAGCACCGCAGCAGGCAAAGGCCCACGGGCGCCTCTTCGATCAGCGTGCGATTCAGCGATACGCTGTCGGCCAACGCTTCGTATTGCCGCAGCGCGGGCACGACCAGCCGCTGCCGGATATACCGAATTTGCAGCAGAACAATGATGATCAGCAGCACGGATGCAAGGGCCGCAGTTTGCAGGGAAAGAACGTTGTCCCACAGTACCTGCTGCACTGGCGTGTAGTACACCAGCCGCCAGCCGTCTTCCCCCACCGATTTGCTCAAGACCACGTATTCAGGAAACCAGCCCTGGCCCAGCAAACGGAAGGAATCTGCTTTGGTGTCGTTCGCCAGCATGGGGTCAACGGTGACGTCGTTGGGCAGGCTGCTGGTGACGGGCTGGTCCTCGTTGTCAAACAAAACATAGTGGCCGGCCGTCATGCGCGGGGTGTTGATGGCGGATTCCACGCCATAAACCTCAAGGCCGATCCAGCCCGCTTCGGGATGGATCGCGTCCAACGGGGTGTAGAGCAGCAACCGGGTCGGGGTGTCCTGGGGCGGATGCAACCAAGTGATGGGAGGTTGCTCGTGCGAGGAAGGCCGCGTTTGCAAACCGCTCAGTGCTAACGCAATCCATTGTTGTATGTGCGCGTCTATGCCTGACGTATCGAGCCGTTCGTGCGCCTGTACGCGCACCGTGGTGCCGCGGCTCGGCGAGCTGTAGATAACCCGTGCATTGGCCAGCGCAATGCGGCGCAGATCCCGTGGGGTCAACACCAGAGCCCAATCGTAGGTGTTAGATGCCTCTTCCAGTGGCATGACTTCAATTTGGTGAGGCGGGCCGAAGTGGTTGGCCTGATTTCCCAGATGGGTGCTTTCCGCATTTCGTGCCACCGATGCCGAGACCGAACGCAGCAGTTCTTCACGCTGCTCGAAGAATATTTGTGCGTCGTAAGCGGCCGCGTTCATTTGGCGCCGGTAGACGGAAACGGCGTTACTGAAGGCCCAATACAAGTAAAGTGCGGCGCCCGCGGCGATGCAAACGATCAGCGCCACTGCAAGAAAATGCAGTAGCAGAGACGCTGCGCGAGGCGCAGCTCGAGGTTCAAGCGCTAGTGCGCCACGATCTTCGGAAAGCATCCGAAAGATGATAGAAACACCTGCTTACCAAGAGAATAAGAAGAATCTCAAAATGAACTCGAGGTCTTACGAATTGCATGAATCGATGCCGCCGGGCATAGCCTTGCTATACGTCACTTGTGCCGGGAAATCGCGGCCAATTTAAGAAATTTCTTATTCATTCGCGAGCCGGGCCTAAGCAATACTTGTTCTAGATCGGACTCCGCCACGATGCCACAACGCTGCGTGTAAGCCCCGAGGCTTCTTCCACTACGGCGGTCAGACGTTAATCGAGAACAGAATGATATTGACCCGGATCTGTCCCATTCCGGCCGTTCGCACCGACTATCGGCGCAGAGCATTGATTGTTGACGTGACCCACGCCTGCGTCGGCCTCGTGCCTTGTATCATCGGTGCCGTGGCATCGGCCCATGCTCCGCTCAATCCGCTGTGTGTATCGCGTGCAAGGAAGTGCCATGCGTGACGACACCAGATTCTGGCCCACGCAACAAGAATCTGTCTTGCTACGATTCCAGCCGGTATTCACTGCGCGCGGACAGGTGCACGAATACGCGGTGTTGGGGCGTTGCCGTCCATCTCCATGGAGCGGCCTGAATCCCAAAGGGCTCGGGGCGGGTTTGGAAGCTGGCGTGGCATTCTTCAAGAAATTCAAAACCGCCATCGATCTGTCTTTCGAACACCCGCTTGACGTGACCGGATCTGGTGACCCGGCTGAACGCCTATGTTTGGAACTGGGCATATGCCTGGTAGGTGATGCACTGTGGGTCAACAAGCATCCGCTTGACGAGAGCAGCGCGCGTCTCACCATTCCCACCAAACGCGTCACGTTCACGGTGCCGCTTAGCGAGAAAATCTCTGATCGTACTTCGGCGTTGAACCGATGTTCGGAATTCCAGCCTCGGCTGCGGGTGCAACTGTTGCCCTGCGTTAAGGGCGGTCAACCGTCTTCGTCTGGCGTGCTGCGTGCGCAAGGTCTGCACGTTCAGGTTCCGTTGGGCTTGTCCCAGAACCGTTCCTTGCAAGGCCGCTTTTTCGCGCTGATGGAGCGCGCTTGGAGCGCCAATCTACAGGTGGTGGCAGACGGCGTTGACGACATCCGCGACTTCGCCTGGATGCGCTTGCACAGCGATCTATTATTTCGTGGCACGGTATTGTCGGCCGCGCTCAGTCCTGAATGCCTGGACACGTGGTTGCAAGCCGATAGCGCAGAGTGGCGGTCTTTCAGCGCGTGCACCACGCGTTTTGAGGGAATGGTCGAAGAGTAGAAAGGCTTGCCCGGCGGGGATTCCGGGCGGTCAATCTTGCTTGTTCAGCCGGCCGCTTCCGATTGCAGGCGGCCAAGGATGAAGCCGTCAACGGAACTCGTGCGGCCGCGCCACAGCGTGGGTTGCCCGGCGATGGGGGAGCCATCGGCCGAGAAGAACAAAGCATCGGCAAGATGGATGTAATTGGGCAGGGGGTCCACGGGTTGCGGCACGCGGAACACATCGCCCAATTCGGCCAGTGACGACCGCACCGATTTCTGCGTGTCGGCGTCCAGCGTGTTCAGCGAGCTTGCAAACTTGGAGGCGAAGCTGTCGAAGTATTCAGCGCCGGACACGATCGAACCCGACACCAGCAGGCCACCCATTTGCAAAGTCACGCCAATGCTTTCAATCTGGCTGCCGCTGTTCACCAGGTTGACCAGGAACTGCAAGAAAGCGTCCGCGCCGGGGGCGTGGTTCGGGTTCTGGACGATGGGGGAATCGGTGCTCATGGGTGAAGTCTCGGAAAGGAAAGAAGAGCCACAAGATACTCGATTGGCATGAAAAATACACACAATGCAATAGCGCGATAAGCGGTTGAATCGGGTGTCAAACCGCCATATCTCAGGCGTTATGCAAAGGGTAATGTGTCAGGCTGCGGGGTGGTCCCGCCTGAGGCCGGTCTGCCTGTCGCACTGCGGGGCGCGACCTTCCGTGCGCTGAACTTTCAGGAATATCGTGATGAGCATCATCAACGCTTTGGACAACACTTCAAACCCGGGGAAGCGGGCAAGCGCTGGCACGGAGTCAACTGCCGTGGATGGGGCGTTTCGAACCGCATTCCAGAACGCCACCGAGCGCAATAATTCGGCAATGGCCGGCGGTGTGGCTGGGAGCTCGGTGTCAGCGCCCTCCAGCGCAGAGCAGGAGTTCATGGACTACGCGGCCATGTCGCTTGAGGAAAAGATGTTCTACGCTGCCCTGGCCTCGTTGGGAATTTCCAAGAAAGACTATGACGCGATGTCGGCCGCCGAACGGCTGGAGATTGCCGCCAAAGTATCGCTGGTGATGCAGCAGCTGACCAAGGCTGACAATACCGAACACGTGTTGTAAGAACGGGCCGCGCTTATGACGGTTGCTTCGGGTGATGCGCTGCCCTTTGCAAGCTGCGCCCAAGGCGATCCGATGCCGTTTGCAGATGATCGGACAACGGCCCGGGAGTCAGCACGTCGAAATCCACGTCCAGCGCCATCAGCCAAGACACCAGCGATTGAGATGAATCGGCGCCGCATTTCAAAAGGCAACGCGCATCGTCCATTGCGGTGAGCAAGCTGGCGGCGTACGGCAGCTTGGTCACCATGACATCAAGCGGGGCGTGCAGAATGATCTGCGCCTGCTCGGCATAGGGCGCAATATTGACTGATCGCGACACATAGGCGCGCAGATCTCCCCCTGCGGGCGAGGGGCGCGGCGCGAAGTGACCGCCGACCAGCGGCTCGCTCGTGATGCGGTCAATGCGGAACGTGCGCCAGTCGTCACGGCCACGATCCCAGGCCACGAGATACCAGCGTTGCGCCGTATGAGCCAGGCCTTGTGGGTCAACGCAGCGGCGGCTGATTCTGCCGCGTATGTCGGCATAGTCAAACTCAATCTGTAGCTGATCGCGGCAAGCGGTGGCCAGGGTGGCCAACCGGCTTGCATCCACTGCAGGGCCGCCGCGGTCTATTGGCACAATCTCTGAGCGCAAGGCATCCACCCGCCGGCGCAGACGCGGCGGCATCACCTGTTCAAGTTTCACCAGCGCCCGCAGCGCGGATTCCTCAATTCCCCCTACTGATCCCGCGGCGGCCACCTGCAGCGTGATAGCCACGGCCAGGGCTTCGTCGTCGTCCAGCATCAAGGGGGGCAGGGCGTGTCCGGCCCGAAAGGCATAACCGCCCGCCACGCCGCTGCTGGCGTGGATGGGGTAGCCCAGTTGACGTAAGCGGTCAATGTCGCGGCGTACGGTGCGCGGGTGGATATCCAGCGCGGCAGCCAGGTCGGCGCCGGCCCAGTGGCGTCGTGTTTGCAGTAGCGAAAGCAGGCGTAGGAGGCGGTTGCTGGCAGTAAGCATAGAGACACGATACCGCGTATCCAGGGCCGTTTCCGTCCTCAATGGTGTCTACAGTGGGCGCAGATGTTCGCGGCACTGTGCCGCGACGCGCCTATCTCAAAAAAAGGAAATCTGCCCATGTCTATCGTTCTGTATTGGCACCCCAGGTCGTGCGCAACCCCCATCGTGTCGAGCCTTAAGGAGCTTGCGGTGCCTCATGAACTTGTCGAAATCGATATCGAGGCCGGGGAGCAGCGGAACCCAGAGTTTCTGGCGCTCAATCCCAATGGCAAAGTGCCGACATTAACGGTGAATGGCGCGCCAATGTTTGAGTCGCTTGCGATTCAGTTGTGGTTGGGGGAGCGCTATGGCGTTGAACGGGGGTTGTGGCCTGCGGCCGACACGCCGGAACGCTTGCAGGCCATGTCTTGGTCCGCGTGGATTTACGTGTCCTACTCCGCCGTGGTTTGGCGCCTGTATCACAGCGCCCACGGCGTAGCTTCCCGCCGCGATGCCGTGCAGGCCAAGATGGCATTGGACGACATGCATGAGTTGCTGGCCGTGCTGGACGGCCATCTGGCCAAGCGGCCTTGGATACTGGGTGACGGGTATTCGCTGGCGGATCTGGTGGTGGGTGCAGGGATTGCCTATAGCGCTTTCATGGGAGCCGTGGCCGCGCATCCGCATGTGCAGGCATGGTGCGACCGGGTAAGCGCCCGGCCGTCCATGCAACTGCTGCCATAACTTCCGCGCCTGAATCGCGTATCGCGATCTGGCGCAGGCCTATGGCAGCCAAGCCTGTTACCAGCCCCAGCAAGTACCCGCCGCCGGCTTGCCGCAAGCGCGGTAGTTGACGGCGAACCACAGCTTGCCAGCGCCGCGCGATACGTTA of Achromobacter seleniivolatilans contains these proteins:
- a CDS encoding ATP-binding protein, whose product is MNAAAYDAQIFFEQREELLRSVSASVARNAESTHLGNQANHFGPPHQIEVMPLEEASNTYDWALVLTPRDLRRIALANARVIYSSPSRGTTVRVQAHERLDTSGIDAHIQQWIALALSGLQTRPSSHEQPPITWLHPPQDTPTRLLLYTPLDAIHPEAGWIGLEVYGVESAINTPRMTAGHYVLFDNEDQPVTSSLPNDVTVDPMLANDTKADSFRLLGQGWFPEYVVLSKSVGEDGWRLVYYTPVQQVLWDNVLSLQTAALASVLLIIIVLLQIRYIRQRLVVPALRQYEALADSVSLNRTLIEEAPVGLCLLRCSDAAVVLSNDMARRWFSGTPGWPAEILCHHGSGPDREYALDDGRSAYLTFTPTTYRGDAVVLCGISDISALKNVERSLLRAKREAESANQAKTVFLTTMSHEIRTPLYGILGTLELFALTRVNAQQSQYLETVQHSSATLLRTINDTLDLSRIEAGYAVLENAPFSPVDLLNNVAASFAARAQGKGLRSYTVADPDTPDAVIGDATRIRQILDNLVSNAIKFTDSGQIVLRLKVLDRSPDSVALVFQIADTGAGIAPSDQDQLFEPYYQIDADKAEPQTGTGLGLSICRRLSEMMDGKLLAVSEPGLGTSITFELRLPLAPGLESPGTPPLDATMVFVQGAVPEVVANLCDWLRRWGAIAEPYLPDGVSGQEPAVLLQAWPHAHKISNWTGAQVIVHPPGRRPRVQDSHRNWFANTYKLGTICHAVRLAQGGVDRSPVSGKKSNLARVNLRVVVAEDNPISQLILREQLEYLGCTVALANNGQEALSMPELLAFDAVLTDLNMPLVDGYELTRILRERGYQGPILGVTANAFPDEQRRGLNAGMTTLLVKPLALSVLRQTLQTAKESRSS
- a CDS encoding EAL domain-containing response regulator, coding for MLSHYSVLILDYHLVQCAQISAMFLEAGFDHVDIAHTAQDALERMEAHSYHLLLMDLNPPGMDGEQFITELARQQRCPMVAIATGGSRRIMNSASLIAKEKGLAVVGAFTRPITRGHVQALAIHLFQSAAPAAHPNVLISEPESMFDRRTLEKALESGQIQAWFQPKKALNTGNIVGAEALARWHHQEYGFMLPASFLSAVRHHGLDRALLDKMLADALSAHRGWRQLGFRMPVSINLPSRLLEDPMLPDELYRQVTMQGVPIEDVTFELLEDENCLTAGQYYMSASRLRLKGFGLAHDDFGKGCRSMFMLICTPFTELKIDRALVSGAADDNVRAAALLSSVHLGRQLGLQVTAEGVETARDLEFLRHIGCDCVQGYLISAAVNAHDFTDLLADEPQPYAVHSL
- a CDS encoding pentapeptide repeat-containing protein; the encoded protein is MTEAAIETVTGQDVDRKTMQALIEAAAGNPLSFQDCDFQDADFSRLDLRGAQFTACAIADTSFQGATLADTTWLRCRGGQANFASADASDAVFQNCDLNNANWRRARLAAARFQGCKLTGSDFDSIACLGWTLEECLLVGALLRGVSFRKSNVMQLDFSDADLTGSDFRDTVFHGGSLRNANLKNVRFEGADLREVDLNGIDLTAAARLAGATISKTQAAALLAELRISVI
- a CDS encoding bifunctional helix-turn-helix transcriptional regulator/GNAT family N-acetyltransferase; the protein is MDLIDFPTQSREQTIQDLREFSRKLVRELGFMRTSLAGSELAPSAVHAIIEIGLQPGIQARDLAVILRLDKSNTSRQVAKLESAGLLTREASPEDARSATLTLTDAGLALRGQIDQFATDQVSRALRRLAPDDQQLLIRSMSLYADALSRENPNLAPARDATGVNDPIHEGYVPGCIGDVASLHARYYAQASGFGVYFERKVATELAAFAEGLPAEGKNIWLYIEGGKTLASIVIDGDLAASQAHLRWFIVDDSLRGMGVGRALLDRALSFADTHYRETYLWTFKGLDAARHLYEAAGFSLTKESEGRQWGNVVVEQRFLRHR
- a CDS encoding ATP-binding protein; translation: MQETPYTRIADASPGGISDPKPQVFSPHEVVESGTGSYASMASQKGLLLFSCVDVSVAQQVTGYPAYIQQILNQLLGNAIKFTDSGHVIVRLRSLGKTDELERLTLQVVDTGSGIAKEDQTRLFLPARDAHNSTNRAPGADSGLANCARLARLMNSEIRVTSQLGLGSSFSLDLALTPAKGMASEGPDLRGARIYVRSPHRELTNNVCLWLTRWGATATPAGPAMPRGSASDILIDLLSDPYAEPSAWTGRYLSTGGLAAPKASRHEQIHGWDLNSIGLGVQRLMRARARRSPTAASIIPAHYRDLFLSTMESDLATLELAIAERDVIRLRQTLHRMRGALVMVKLNMLSIRFESVENKLKRNSRDEQAFQHAAGLALELRKFLIQISALVKSNHD
- the gvpU gene encoding gas vesicle accessory protein GvpU; amino-acid sequence: MSTDSPIVQNPNHAPGADAFLQFLVNLVNSGSQIESIGVTLQMGGLLVSGSIVSGAEYFDSFASKFASSLNTLDADTQKSVRSSLAELGDVFRVPQPVDPLPNYIHLADALFFSADGSPIAGQPTLWRGRTSSVDGFILGRLQSEAAG
- a CDS encoding nuclear transport factor 2 family protein, with translation MIERFHDIAAWFEALTPQTLNSAGLIYADSAHFADPFNDVHGLPAIVRIYAHMFQNLDQPRFHIARQVVQGADAFLVWRFTGTLRGRPFAIDGASALTLDAQGLIADHQDYWDPASQVYERIPLLGAVLRRLRRKLATPDS
- a CDS encoding helix-turn-helix transcriptional regulator gives rise to the protein MLTASNRLLRLLSLLQTRRHWAGADLAAALDIHPRTVRRDIDRLRQLGYPIHASSGVAGGYAFRAGHALPPLMLDDDEALAVAITLQVAAAGSVGGIEESALRALVKLEQVMPPRLRRRVDALRSEIVPIDRGGPAVDASRLATLATACRDQLQIEFDYADIRGRISRRCVDPQGLAHTAQRWYLVAWDRGRDDWRTFRIDRITSEPLVGGHFAPRPSPAGGDLRAYVSRSVNIAPYAEQAQIILHAPLDVMVTKLPYAASLLTAMDDARCLLKCGADSSQSLVSWLMALDVDFDVLTPGPLSDHLQTASDRLGRSLQRAAHHPKQPS
- a CDS encoding response regulator → MERLRIVLADDHPLVLMAVRDLLDKDLGFEVTGMLPGPTALVEHLVRDVPHVVITDYSMPGDETYGDGIRLVKYLMRHFPSARVVVLTMVSNPMIISALYDAGVAAVVLKRDNLAEIVIALRTLQGGRNYHPPGFQGHGTIDSRRTFIGERINSLSPKEFEVLRHFIRGESMMQVAQTLQRSVKTVSGQKIAAMRKLNVQTDQELVAFCVEIEIFQ